CTCAAGCCAACCTGCCCCTGCTGCCGGACGACCACGCCAACCTGCGCGGCCCCGGCTACTACCACTGAACACAAGGAATCCCACCATGCTGCCCCATCCGACCCTGGACAAGCTCCAGACCCTGCGCCTGCACGGCATGCTCAAGGCACTCGCCGAGCAACTGAAAACCCCGGACATCGACAGCCTGAGCTTCGAGGAACGCCTCGGCCTGTTGGTCGACCGCGAACTGACTGAACGCGACGACAAGCGCCTGAGCAGCCGCCTGCGCCAGGCCCGGCTCAAGCACAACGCCAGCCTCGAAGACATCGACTACCGCAGCCCGCGCGGGCTGGATAAGGCGCTGATCCTGCAACTGAGCGGCGGCCAGTGGCTACGCGACGGCCTCAACCTGATCATCGGCGGCCCCACCGGCGTGGGCAAAACCTGGCTGGCCTGCGCCCTGGCCCACCAGGCCTGCCGAGAGGGCTACAGCGTGCGTTACCTGCGCTTGCCGCGCCTACTGGAGGAGTTGGGCCTGGCTCACGGCGACGGGCGCTTCGCCAAGCTGATGAGCAGCTACGCCAAGACCGACCTGCTGATCCTCGATGACTGGGGTCTGGCCCCGTTCACCGCCGAACAGCGTCGCGACATGCTGGAGCTACTGGATGATCGCTACGGCCAGCGCTCGACCCTGGTCACCAGCCAGATGCCGGTGGACAACTGGCACGAACTGATCGGCGATCCGACCCTGGCCGATGCCATCCTCGACCGCCTGGTGCACAACGCTTATCGGATCAATCTGAAGGGTGAATCAATGCGCAAACGGACGCAGAAATTGACGACGCCAGCCAACCCGGACTAACAATGCCACCCCTGCGTCGCTGCGCTCCGACTGCCCGGCCGGATGGCCGTGGAACAGGTGGCCAGATGGCCGTGGAATGCCTGGCCAGATGAGCGTGGACTGGGTGGCCGGATGGCGTGGAATCCGCACCTTGGAAGACCTGTAAGCAGCAGATGCTCGGGTTTGGATTGAGCCATCCAGTGTTATGCCCATCGGCGTCTGAATGCGCAGCACAGTTTTTTCTCTGCTACGATATTCACAGGTAATACCTTTAGATAACGGAGGGCTGACCATGGCCACTTCCATCAAAATTGACGACGATCTGAAAGGTCGCATTCAGCATTTGGCTGGTTTGCGGCAGCGCTCATCCCACTGGATCATGCGTGAGGCGATTATCCAGTACGTCGAGCGTGAGGAGGCCCGTGAGAGCTTCAAGCAAGAAGCGTTGGCTTCTTGGGCTGCGTATCAGGAAACCGGACGGCATTTGACTGGCCAAGAGACTCGTACCTGGCTTGGTAGCTGGGGTACAGATGCCGAGGCAGAGCTTCCCAAGTGCCACGACTGATTGTCACTGAAGGCGCGGCGAAGGGCTTGGAGCGTTGCCGACGATTCCTCGCCGATAAAGACCCCCAGGTCGCGCGACGTGCTGCGCAGGCGATTGAGCGCCAATTCACTCGCTTGGAGGAAAGTCCGGAAGTAGGGCGTCCATTTCCAGATCTGCCGGAGCTGCGTGAGCTCATCATCGAGTTTGGTGACTCAGGTTACGTCGCTCTGTACCGCTATGAGCGAGCAGATGACACGGCCTATGTTTTGGCCTTCCGCCATCAGAAAGAAGCCGGCTACTGAGGCTGGGGTGCAGCTACT
This region of Pseudomonas wenzhouensis genomic DNA includes:
- a CDS encoding type II toxin-antitoxin system RelE/ParE family toxin, with translation MPRLIVTEGAAKGLERCRRFLADKDPQVARRAAQAIERQFTRLEESPEVGRPFPDLPELRELIIEFGDSGYVALYRYERADDTAYVLAFRHQKEAGY
- the istB gene encoding IS21-like element ISPpu7 family helper ATPase IstB, translating into MLPHPTLDKLQTLRLHGMLKALAEQLKTPDIDSLSFEERLGLLVDRELTERDDKRLSSRLRQARLKHNASLEDIDYRSPRGLDKALILQLSGGQWLRDGLNLIIGGPTGVGKTWLACALAHQACREGYSVRYLRLPRLLEELGLAHGDGRFAKLMSSYAKTDLLILDDWGLAPFTAEQRRDMLELLDDRYGQRSTLVTSQMPVDNWHELIGDPTLADAILDRLVHNAYRINLKGESMRKRTQKLTTPANPD
- a CDS encoding CopG family ribbon-helix-helix protein, translated to MATSIKIDDDLKGRIQHLAGLRQRSSHWIMREAIIQYVEREEARESFKQEALASWAAYQETGRHLTGQETRTWLGSWGTDAEAELPKCHD